DNA sequence from the Sinorhizobium alkalisoli genome:
TGAAAGGTTGATCAATGACAAGCCATGCAAACCCCTCTTCCCTTGTCGGCAGCCTTGAATCGCTGAACGCCGACCTCCCCGCTGGCGCCATCATCCATGCGTGGCTGAAGGCAGTTGGGGCCGGAGCACCGGCCGAGATGACGGCGAGCCGGGAAGGAAAGGAAATTGGCCGGCTCTCCGCGGGAAATGCCGAGGAATTCGAGCACGGGACGTTGGTCGTTGAGGGTGGCGGCAAGACCGTGCTCACCTACGACCCGACCACCACCGCTGTCTCGGTTGTCTATGCCTTCTCAGAAGCGAGCGTTTTCAAGGAGGGCATCCGTGTGCTCTTGTACGGCGAGGGTAATGCGCCGCCCGCCGTTCCGGGCAGCTACCATTTCCGGCCCCCCTTCGGCTGGATGAACGACCCGAACGGATTCGGCCGCTTCAGCGACCACGTGCATCTCTTCTATCAGCACTACCCGCACAGCCTTCGCTGGAACACCATGCATTGGGGCCACGCGGTCTCCGAAGACTATTTGCACTGGCGACATCTGCCGGTCTTTCTCTTTCCCTCCGCGGAGCTTTCGGCACGAGCCGACGGCCGTGGCGGCGCCTTTTCCGGTTCGGCCATTCCGCGTTCCGGCGAAGAACCGGGCATCCGCGTCTTCTTCACCGAACAGGTCAAGGACCGTGAGCCCGAGGAACAGATCCAGTTGACCGCGGTAAGCCACGACCTTATGACCGCCGGCCCAGCCGAACTCGTTCTTGCCGAGCGCCCGATGGGCCTGGATCTGACACTCGATTTCCGCGACCCCTACGTGTTCAAGGCCCCTGATGGCCGCTGGAAGATGCTTGTCGGCAGCCGCGATCAGGCGGGGGGCGTCGTCCTCATTTACGAAACTGCTGATCCGGATGCAGCCGCCGGTTGGACTTACATCGGCATTCTCCACCGCGAGGACCGTTTCGGGATGACGGCTGCCGAATGTCCCTGCATCATACCGCTCGACGGGGCGGAGGACGATCCGCAAACCCGCTGGGCGCTGATTTTCGGGCTGCTCACCAGCCGCGATCCGGCGACCGGCAGGCGCAACCTCACGGTCGCGACCGTCGGCCGTTTCGACGGCCGATCCTTCTTCAGGGAGTTCGAGCAGGAGCTGGATTTCGGTACCGACGCCTATGCATTCCAGGCCTTCGTCGATCGTGCCGGCCCAGTCGGCATCGCTTGGCTCGCCAACTGGACGGATGTATCGAAGAAGACCGATTTCCCGACGGCGATGACGCTGCCGCGCCGTCTCCTGCTCGAAGACGGCGCGTTGCGGACGCCGCCGGTCGCGGGCGCCGAGAGCCTGCGTCGGCAACTCATCGACGATCACCGGCTGCTTTCCGGCGAGGCGGTGGATCTCGGCAACGGCGCCGTCGAGATCGTCATCGATCTTTCGGCACCGGGCGCTGCATTCGATCTCGAATTCGACCATCCCGAGGTCGAACTCGGGCTCCGACTCGACGAGCAGGGTTTGAGCATCCTCTATGACGCGCCTGAGGGCAAATTTCCGCCCCGCTACATCGCTGCCGGGGCTCGGCCCTCGACGCTTCGCATCTTCCTCGACATGGGCTCGATCGAAGTGTTTGCGGACAATGGCCGCTGGACGGGCACGAAGCGCCTGCCCGGTTTCGACGGAATCCGCTCCGCCCGCCTCATCGCGCACCAGGGCAATGTCGCAGCCGCCCGCCTATGGCAACTCGCGCTCTGACAAGTCAACAGGGAGAACTTCATGGCATCCGTCTCGATCGAACAGGTTCGCAAGCAATACGGCGCCGTGCCGGTTATCCACGGCGTCTCCATGGACATTGAGGATGGCGAATTCGTCACCCTCGTCGGCCCCTCGGGGTGCGGCAAGTCAACGCTTCTGCGCATGCTTGCCGGGCTTGAGGATATCAGCGGCGGCGACATCCGCATCGGCGGCCGCGTCGTTAACGATGTGGCGCCGAAGGAGCGCGACATCGCCATGGTCTTTCAGAGCTACGCGCTCTATCCCCATATGACGGTCGCACAGAATATGGGGTTCGCGCTCAGGCTCAAGGGCCAGGATAAGGCAACGATCGACGAGCGCGTGCGCGAGGCGGCCGACATCCTGGCGCTGGGCCCCCTGCTCGACCGGCTGCCGAAACAACTTTCCGGCGGGCAGCGCCAGCGTGTGGCAATGGGGCGTGCAATCGTCCGCCACCCGCAGGTCTTCCTGTTCGATGAACCGCTGTCGAACCTCGACGCCAAGCTGCGCGTCACCATGCGTGCAGAGATCAAGGAATTGCACCAGCGCCTGAAAACCACCACCGTCTACGTCACCCACGATCAGATCGAGGCGATGACCATGGCGGACCGGATCGTCGTGATGCGCGGCGGCAAGGTCGAGCAGATCGGCAGGCCGCTGGAGCTTTACGACCGGCCGGCCAACACATTCGTCGCGAGTTTCATCGGCTCACCAGCGATGAATCTCTTAGAGGGTAGGATCGTGGACGGATCATTCGTCACCAGCGGCGGCGTGGCCTTGCCGCTGCCGAGCGACGGCAAGGGCGATGCAGCCGGCATCTACGGCATTCGACCGGAACATTTGACGATTACCGAAAGCGGCGCCCCCGCCACCGTCGTGGTCGTGGAGCCGACGGGGTCCGAAACGCATGTGATCGTGAAACTCGGATCAGCGGAGATGACGCTGGTGCTGCGCGACCGGGTCGACCTGGACCCGGGCCAGCCGATCACGATCGCCCCGGATCCCTCGAAGATCCATCTATTCTCTTCAGAAGGAGTGCGCCTCAACTGACGCGCCGCCGGGCAACTGGCGTGACCTCAGAACGACGCTCGCTCGACAAAACGGCCGGACACCCGCACGATCCCTGGCGGGTGCGTGTCCGGTTCGATCGCGGCGAACATCGCCGCGGCACCCATCTCGTAGTATGGGAGCGCCATGGTCGACAAGCCAGGCTGCAGCATTTTCGCGATCGGGTGCAGATTGTCGAAACTTGCCACGCCAACGTCTTGGCCGACCTTCAACCCGAGATCCGCTAACGCGAAGTAGACGTTCATCGCGAGCATGTCCTGGCCACAGAGAATCAGGTCTGGGCGAGCGGCCGCGGCCATGAGTCCCGGAAGGATGTGATCAGCAATGAACACCGGGGCACCTGCGCTATCCCGAACGACGGCGGTGTGGACGGCACCCGAGAGATCGAGGCCGCGCGCCGCGCCCGCTTCGACAAAGCCGCGCGCTCGCAGCGGGGCCGCAACGATATCTTCGGGAAGGTTCAGGAATACTGGCCGCCGGTAGCTGCGATCAAGGATGATCGACGTCAACTCGTATGCGAGCCGATAGTCGTCCGGCACGATGGCGTGATACCCGCCAACGGCGTCGAAGCAATTCAGCAGCACGCAGGGAATGCGGGTTGCGGTGCGATCGACCGACTGGTGATAGGGGGTCGCATAGATCACCGCTTCGGCCCGAAAAGCGGCAAGCTGCTCTTCTGCGTGCCGTTCCGTCTCGCTGTTTCGTTCGACGTTGAACAGCATCATCTGCTTGCCGGCTTTCCAGGCGGCATCCTGGGCGCCGCGGATGAGTTCTATCGAGGAGGAGGTGGTGGCGACCCGGTCGGATATGAAGCCGATGACATTGCTCTTCTGCGATCGCATCATGCGCGCCGCCTGAGAAGGCGTGTAGCCGAGTTCGCCGATGATGGCTTCAATCCGCGCACGTGTCTCCGCGTTCACCAGCGGGTCACGATTGATGACCCGTGATACGGTTTTCAACGACGTCCGGGCACGCCTTGCAATCTCCCGCTGCGTAATCAACGACCCCTCCAAGTTTCTTCGGCCACTTATATCGGACGATCGGCCAGCGGGGCAATCTCATAGGACGGATATTGACAACGTGAGACAATGCATGGACAGTGCAAGAAGCGCATATGACATCGTGAGACATTTGCAACACCTGAAAAGACTTCCGGGAGGGGAGCCTGTGCGAACCGATGGGAATGCGGGCGTTGTCCGACGAGGTATGTGGATCTGGAGGCGACAGGAGCGAGCGATGACTGCTCTCTCCTGGCAATCGGGAGGGAAAGATGACTTCAAGCGCGGCGAAGCGGCCTACCTACAATTCTCCGTCACAAGCACACTGGGTCAGTGCCCCCCCGGGATCGTTCCAGCTCGAGACGCCCTTGGGAAAGGCTTCGAACGCCGACCTCGTACAGTGGATCACTGAGGATGTTGCGCTGCCTCACCGTGTCGTGGAGCAGACCGAAGACACGAACAACAGCGGCGTCGGCGACAAACCGGACGCCAAACCGGTCGATCAGGAGCAGTCGCTCGGGAGATCCGACGACGGCGATTCGATCCTCCAGGAACCCGAACTCCGCCACGACCGCAACGTATTCCGGCAGGACAATTCCGGTGACGACGACCATTGGGACGTGCGTGCCGCCGTTTCGCTAGTCGGCGAGGCAGAGGTCTATAAGTTCGCTCCCAAAGAGTGGAGCTTTCTCTCGCTCCGTGGGCCGGCCGACGCCTTCGATGATCTCCGAATTGGACCGAACTCTCCTGAGTTTGTCGGGCGAGACGACGCAGCTACCGAAGGGTTAGATGCCGGCCATAGCGGACCTGAACCCGCTTCTGTCGCCGTTGCCTTGTCGCCTACACCTGTCCAGGAGACAGGGTCCGCCGAGGAGCCCTACCGGCCGACTTACCACTTTGCCCCGGAAACGAACTGGATAAATGACCCGAACGGGTTGTTCTATCTCGACGGCGTTTACCACATGTTCTTCCAATATAATCCGGAGGGCAGCCAGTGGGGCAACATGTCCTGGGGACACGCCACCAGCACCGACCTTGTCAACTGGACCGAGCACGAGGTTGCCCTTCCCTACGGCGCCGAGCAGCAGATTTTTTCCGGAAGCATCGTGGTCGACTACAACAACACCAGCGGCTTCGGTTATGGCGCGAACGGCGAGCCGCCGGTGGTGGCGATCTACACCGCCAATATCCCGCCGCAGAACGGCGAACCCCAGGATCAGGAGCAGGCGCTTGCCTACAGCCATGACGGCGGCATGACCTGGACATTTTACGAGGGCAATCCGGTCCTTGACATTCCGGACCCGGAGTTCCGCGACCCCAAGGTTTTTTGGCAAGACAATCCCGGTGACGACGACTATTGGGTCATGGGCGTCGCCCGCCCGCTCAGCCGCGAGGCAGAGTTCTACAAATCCTACGACCTGAAGGACTGGAGCTATCTCTCTTCCTTCGGACCGGCCAACGCCGTCGGCGGCATTTGGGAGGTGCCCGACCTCATCAAGATGACGGTCGAGAATACCGGCGAGACCAAATATCTGCTGATCCAGAACCTCAATCCCGGCGGCATCGCGGGCGGATCGGCGGCGCAATACTTCATTGGCGATTGGGATGGAGTGACGTTCACTGCCGATAACATCAACACCGCCGGAAACGCTGACG
Encoded proteins:
- a CDS encoding LacI family DNA-binding transcriptional regulator is translated as MITQREIARRARTSLKTVSRVINRDPLVNAETRARIEAIIGELGYTPSQAARMMRSQKSNVIGFISDRVATTSSSIELIRGAQDAAWKAGKQMMLFNVERNSETERHAEEQLAAFRAEAVIYATPYHQSVDRTATRIPCVLLNCFDAVGGYHAIVPDDYRLAYELTSIILDRSYRRPVFLNLPEDIVAAPLRARGFVEAGAARGLDLSGAVHTAVVRDSAGAPVFIADHILPGLMAAAARPDLILCGQDMLAMNVYFALADLGLKVGQDVGVASFDNLHPIAKMLQPGLSTMALPYYEMGAAAMFAAIEPDTHPPGIVRVSGRFVERASF
- a CDS encoding ABC transporter ATP-binding protein → MASVSIEQVRKQYGAVPVIHGVSMDIEDGEFVTLVGPSGCGKSTLLRMLAGLEDISGGDIRIGGRVVNDVAPKERDIAMVFQSYALYPHMTVAQNMGFALRLKGQDKATIDERVREAADILALGPLLDRLPKQLSGGQRQRVAMGRAIVRHPQVFLFDEPLSNLDAKLRVTMRAEIKELHQRLKTTTVYVTHDQIEAMTMADRIVVMRGGKVEQIGRPLELYDRPANTFVASFIGSPAMNLLEGRIVDGSFVTSGGVALPLPSDGKGDAAGIYGIRPEHLTITESGAPATVVVVEPTGSETHVIVKLGSAEMTLVLRDRVDLDPGQPITIAPDPSKIHLFSSEGVRLN
- a CDS encoding glycoside hydrolase family 32 protein; protein product: MTSHANPSSLVGSLESLNADLPAGAIIHAWLKAVGAGAPAEMTASREGKEIGRLSAGNAEEFEHGTLVVEGGGKTVLTYDPTTTAVSVVYAFSEASVFKEGIRVLLYGEGNAPPAVPGSYHFRPPFGWMNDPNGFGRFSDHVHLFYQHYPHSLRWNTMHWGHAVSEDYLHWRHLPVFLFPSAELSARADGRGGAFSGSAIPRSGEEPGIRVFFTEQVKDREPEEQIQLTAVSHDLMTAGPAELVLAERPMGLDLTLDFRDPYVFKAPDGRWKMLVGSRDQAGGVVLIYETADPDAAAGWTYIGILHREDRFGMTAAECPCIIPLDGAEDDPQTRWALIFGLLTSRDPATGRRNLTVATVGRFDGRSFFREFEQELDFGTDAYAFQAFVDRAGPVGIAWLANWTDVSKKTDFPTAMTLPRRLLLEDGALRTPPVAGAESLRRQLIDDHRLLSGEAVDLGNGAVEIVIDLSAPGAAFDLEFDHPEVELGLRLDEQGLSILYDAPEGKFPPRYIAAGARPSTLRIFLDMGSIEVFADNGRWTGTKRLPGFDGIRSARLIAHQGNVAAARLWQLAL